DNA sequence from the Methanobacterium formicicum DSM 3637 genome:
TAATAATGGACACCCATAGAATTTCCTGTAAAAGCTGGTGTTTAAAAGAAAAATCCACAGATGAATTTTTTCAAGCCATAGGAAAACTGGCAGGTGTAGATATAACTGAACCATTTAGTGACTTATCAAAGAGATTGACTGATAATTAGAAAGTAATGGATGAATAGAATATGGGATTAAGGTAAATTAATAACTAATTTTGAGAGTAAAACTATAATGTTGAACTAATAAAAAATATGAATAAAATAAACGAATAAAATAAACAATAAAAGGATTACTGGAACTTATAAAGATAAAACAAGCCCATTCATAAAGGATCCAGTATCCCATCCTCAGTTATAATACCAGTTATGAGGTCACTGGGAACAACATCAAAGGATGGATTCCTCACTTCAGTTCCCCAAGGTGCTGCCTGACACCCTGCAAAGCCCAATACTTCTTCAGGGTCACGTTCTTCTATTTCTATATCGTAGATACTGTTTTCATGATCAAAGGTGCTTTTGGGTGCAGCCACGTAAAATGGTACATTAAATCGTTTAGCTGCCAGTGCCACCATGAGTGACCCGATCTTGTTGGCAATTCCTCCCTTAGCAACTCTGTCTGCACCTATAACCACTTTGTTTATTTGTCCTTCCTGCATCAGGCGGCCGGCGGCACCATCCACTATCAGTTTCACTGGTATATTTTCCTGTTGCATTTCCCAGACACTTAGCCGTGCTCCCTGGAGTACTGGCCGGGTTTCATCACACACCACACTGATATTTTTACCCTCCTGGTTGGCTGCACGAATAACCCCCAGCGCTGTGCCGAAATCCACACAGGCAAGAGCCCCAGCGTTGCAATGAGTCAAAATTGTATCTCCTTCATCAATCACTGTGGCTCCGTGCATTCCCATGCGCCGGTTGGTATCCATATCTTCCTCATACATGAGTAGTGCTTCTGTTAGGGGATCATCTGATGCCATGACCCGATCAACTGCCCAGAACAGGTTCACTGCAGTTGGACGGGCATCCTTCATCTCCTGGGCAGCTTTTTCCATATCTTCATCAGCCAGGTAAGCCAGTGCCATTCCAAATGCAGCGGCCACACCTATGGCAGGTGCTCCTCGAACTACCATGGTTTTAATGGCATTAATTACATCCTGATACGTTCCACAAATAAGGTATTCAGTTTCATGAGGTAAGAGAGTCTGATCTAATAAGCAGAGAAGGTCATCCTTCCAGTACATGGTTTTCATGTTAAATTCACTCCATCTTGACAGTTATATTAGTGTAGAGAGTTTAAATTCTAAATATAAAATCTAATTAATTGGTATCAATCTATGAAATGTATTAAAAATATGAAAATGGCAATAAAACCATTTTGATTAACATTCTGCTGATGATAAATAAAAAAATGTTTTTTTAAACGTTAAAATAAAAAAATGTTTCAGGGATTTTTGGTAATCCCTAGTAATGGCTGGCGGGGGTCATGTCCAAGTGTTTGTCCTCTTTTCCAGGAACTCCATAAGCATCAGCACGGCACTGGGTACAGGCCCTGAAGACAGGTAGTACTTCCTCAACATTATCCCTTACTGTTGAAAGTTCTTCACATCCAGGTTTGGGATAGTCTTTCATTTTATGTAATGGTATGAGAGGTATGACATTCATCAGACTGGCTCCTCGTTTTTTAACTTCCCTGGCAATATCCTCGATGTGTTCATCGTTGAGCCCGGGTATGAGGACGCTGTTGACCTTAACCACCACTCCCAGTTTGGAAACCTTTTCTATTCCCTCCAGCTGTTTCTGGGAGATGATTTTAAAGGCTTCTTCTCCTTCGTAGACCTTACCATCATAGACTGCCCGGGAGTATATTTTTTCACCGATTTCAGGGTCTATGGCATTGACTGTGACGGTGATTGTACTGATTTTGGCCTCAGCCACTTCCTCAGCCAGATCTGCCAGTAGTAAACCGTTGGTACTCATGCATTTGATGAGGTCAGGGAATTTTTTATCAATTATTCGGAAAAATTCCAGTGTTTCAGGATTAGCCAGAGCATCTCCGGGTCCAGCTACTCCCACCACACTGATGGGCATTTCCTTGATGACCTTGGCCACATGGGTTACTGCTTCTTCCACAGTCATGATCCTGGAGGATACACCGGGGCGATGCTCACATTTGTTGAGTTCACGGGTGCAGAAGTTGCACTGTATATTACAGCGAGGTGCGATGGGCAGATGAACTCTTCCCACCTTATCATGCATTTTTTCATTAAAACATGGGTGTACGCGGGTTATATGGGCGAATTTGGATTCATTCATAAATCAATTCCTCCAATCCTTTGAGAATCTACGAATCTTTAAGATTGAACTTATTAAATTATTATATTTAAATTAGGGTATTAAATTATGGGATTATATGTAAATTCATCATATGATTTATAATGATCAGTTGTTACATGAAACGATCATCTGATACCTTAAAAGATCATCTGCTATCCAGATATAATGATCATTTCACCTTGAAATAACAATTAATTCATTTCACCTTGGAAATAACAATTATTTTTTGATTTGAGTTAAATTTACACAGCTAATCATCACAGATTAGCTGAAAATAAGATTTTTCACTCCGAATACTTCTTATTAAGGTTTTTAGATACTTTGGATCTTGAATTTTCTGGTACTCCTCTTTTTTCAGGAGATTTGAGCCTTGCATCATAGGGTCTTTTGTTTTTTTCCATTTCTTTAACAATTTCCCTAGTTTTTTCCAGATATTCTTCCTTAATATATTCATCTGAACAGGTTAAGGCAATGATATTGCCTTCAGAGTAGTGTTCCATTACCCTGAACCCTTCTGGAATTATGCGGAATAGGGCATCGTAGATCTTCTTTTTGAGGTTTTCTTCAGGGTCATTGACAACCAAACCCTCCAGTTTAATCTGAGGATCATCAATTATAACTTCGTAACGGCTGGGCTGGTGTATTTTATTTCGTCCTTCAAGTTCCCAGAGTTTTTTAAGAAGATCAGGAAGATATTTTTCATCCTTAATCTGTAAAAAACCTTCATTAGCTTCTTTATCATATTTATATTCTGCAATATCCTCCATTACCACCGGTGGTGCTGTTTTCAAGTACTGGAGTGCAATTATAAATACTGGTTCACGGGGATCAATATAAATCCGGATATCCTTGATAGCACGACCTATCTGAACATCCTGGAGTATCTGCCGGAGGATCATGTCGTAGACTTCTCGTCCACTCTCATCGTAGCATTCTACTTGCATTTATATTCCCCTACAAACTTTTAGCCCCGAAATCTTTTCTATCCCCTAATCCGGATACCAGTAAAGCAGATCCCACTGCACCAATGTACTGTGAATATTCAGGTACAATGACGTTAATTCCTCCCAGAACCTCACTCACTGCTTCCACCAGCCCACTTACAAGACTGGTTCCTCCAACCTGGATAAGGGGTTCTCGAACATCAATTTCCTGTAATTGCTGTTCATATACCTGTTCTGCCACCGAATGACAGGCTGCTGCTGCCACGTCTTCCCGGGTGGAACCGGCAGCCAGGGATGTTACCAGATCCTGAATTCCAAACACCAAACAGTAACTGTTAAGTGTTGCTCTTCTGTAGTTACCTTTAACGGCTAAGGATCCCAGTTCACTGATATCAACACCTAACCTTCTGGAGGTGATTTCAAGGAATCTTCCTGATGCTCCTGCACAAATTCCACCCATAGTGAAGTTATCTGGTATTCCATCGTTAACTGTGATAACCTTGTTATCCATACCACCTATGTCCAGAACTGTTGCTTCTCCTTGCTGGTGTCCTGCCAGGTAAACTGCTCCTTTAGAGTTAACTGAGAGTTCTTCCTGTATCAGTCCGGCATCTAAGTGTTTACCAATGGTTATCCTACCGTAACCGGTTACTCCCACTCCATCAACATCGTCCAGTTTGTAACCAGTACCTTCAAAGGCCTGTTCCATTCCTTCATTAGCACTGGCAATAACATCGGTGGTTGGTAACCAGCCAGTGCCCAAAATCTTGTTATTTTCCATCAACACCACTTTAGTAGTGGTAGAACCAGAGTCAATACCCAGGGTGAGTCCTTCCTGTTTTTCCCTGGCCAGTAAACTTTTACGAGCCACGATGGTGGAGAGTGCTTCCATCCTAATGAAGAGTTCATCAGCCTTGGTTCGTTCGGTGAAAGAATATGTAACCACAGGAAGGTGGGTGTTCTGCTGTATGAAACGTCTCAGTTCGTTTCTAACCAGTGCTGCCTCTGCGCACCTGAAGCATGACCCTATGAATACTGCATCTGCATCGGATTTTCCTTCTACCAGTGACATGGCTCGGGCAATCATTAATCGTACACTGCTTGAGGCTACGTTGAATCCGAATTTATGGTATGCTTCATCAATGTAATCCAGGTCTGCTTCAGGGATTGTAATTTCTGCTCCGAAGGTGGCGGCAGCTTTTTCTATCTCCTTCTGTACACCACTGTAATCAGTTCCACATGAAATTTGAGCTATTTTAACCACTTTATTCATCCCCTTGCTGGTCAGGTTCTTTATCCGATTCATCTGTTTCCTTTGATTGGTCTAAGCCATCTAAGAAAGTGTTGATCTTGTTAACCACTTCCATGGTTTCATCCCTGGTTTCAGGATAATGTATTTCCAGAACTGGAATTCCCCGTTTACGAAGGAAATACATGGAAAGTTCATTGGTACGAGCGCACCCAATGCATCCAAAGCCGTAGGGAGCATCCTCCATTATTATGGCTGCTTCAGCTTCTTCAATGATAGGTCCAAAAATAGCCATCCTACCCCTTATACCAGAAGGAACTTCAATAGCAGCATATTTTAGGCCCTGAATCGGCTCATTTTCGGTGATGTTAAATGGCGGTGAATCTATTTCTGGATCTGTGACCTTTTTACGGATTTCTTTTTGAACAACCAGTGGTTCATGACCCCTCCTTTCCACCATGTCTGCCAGTATCAGTGAGTTAGGTGGGAAAACAGCTATTTTCACTATAAACCACCTCTTGATTCATTTAATTCTTCTGGTCTTTTGGTAATTTCCATTATATCACTGTAGATTCCTTGAGTTACATCCACCACACCTATAGCAGCTATAACATCTCCTTCTTCAACAACTGGGACTGTTACCACTGGTGTGCCCTTGTAAATTCCAGTTTGAGGAATTTCATGGGTGATTTCACCACTTCCCAGGACTTTTTCCAGGAGAGGACCGGTGTAGTTATAATCCAAAATTTCACCATCTTCTATGCGTACCCCTGGATTTTTAAGGGTGCGCATGGTAAGTGGCAGGCCATTTACCAGGTTATGGATGGCTAATGCCATTGGTGCTATCTCTTCTCCAGTGGATGATGCATTGATATTCATTTTTCACACTCCTGGGCTATTTTTTTAAATTCATCAGGTTTAACTTTCTCTGGTTCTTTTAAACTAACCTTTCGTGGGTTTTCAAGGGCATCACAGACATATTCTAAGAGTTCGTACTCTTTTTCCAGCTGGTGGAATCCTTCCCTGGCAGCCCCTCTTTTAGCACGGCATCTCCTGGGATCTCCAGGTTTAAATCCTCTTTCTTTGGTGAAAATATTGGAGGGATCTATACCCCTAATTTTATTAATTGCATCCCATACCACTTCTTTCTCCCCATGAATCACTGCCCCGTAGCAGGTGGATTTAATGGTGAGTGGTAATTCCAGCATGTGTAATTTACCCAATAATTCACTCTGGCTTAACTGGGCTTTAGGTCCCAGTATAATCATCCGGGTTACTTTATTATCGTCTGGTGACATAGATGGTGTCCCCCTCTTTATATTTTTCCAAATTCTCCAATCCCCTTACCACCTTTCCAATGATGTTGGTTCCCTGGAATGGTTCACCAGTAGGTCCAAATTCACTGTTATCCTCGAAACGTACCCCCATCATTCCTACATGGCGGCGGGACATATTGGTAATACCTATTTGCCCTGCTTCTACCAAATCCGTAGGTGTGTTTTCAGGTATTAATCCTTTAGATTCTTTAGGAGAAGATTTAAACATTACTAATTTCATCCCCGGGAAGGCAAAATGTACATTTAAAGATCCTACTGGAGAATCTAAAAGTCCTGTTATTTTCTGGAAGTACCACTCAGAACGAGGGGATAAATTGTCCAGTTCAATGTGAACAATGTCTTCTTCCGGAATGCCAAAGGTTTTAACCTCTCCTTTATCAATGATCTCCATTGTAAAGTAAGGTTCCTGGCTAACAACCACTGCATGATCATCTTCCAAACCTTCACGGATCTGCTTAACTCCATTTTCTTTTAAAAACTCTTCTGCCTCTTTTTGAGTCATTGAAAGAGTCATTATTCTCTCCGGCGATGTTTTAAAGGTTACTTCATCATTGTAACTTGCCATGTCCAGTAATTGCATCCCTTTTTCCACTTTTCCCAGAACACTATGGGTGGGTGTGGAAACCCTGTCTTCCCGATAGATATAAACTCGACCCACACCTTTACCTTTATTACGAAGGGTTATGGTACCTCTTTTACGCTGTTCAATTTGTTCAGGTTCTTTTTCAAGTCCCTGTAATGCATAGAATCCTATGAATGTGTTAGAATCGTAATCAACACGTAATTTTCCGGAATCTTGGAGTGCATAGAAATGTTCCACTGATTGAGGAGATTTAGGGTTGGGTTTAACCTTTACATAGGTGGATATCTGGTTGCCTTCTTCCAGGATGGTTTCCATGTTGGTGATTGCTGCACTTTTAACAATGCTCTCCCTTTCCAGGACTGGTTTTACTTCCAATACCTCATCATCATCGGTGAGTTTGAGTATGGTTCTTTTACCACCAACCACCCGGGCAAATACTCCCCTATTCTCTTCAGGTGCACCATAAGTGGCTTCGTGTTCTGCTATGGAAAATATGAGGTGAGTGGCATCTGCAGTGAATCCTGAAAGGCTGAAAAGAACATCCCAACGATGGTAACGGTATTGTTCCCTGCTGGGAGTGAGGTCTGTTTGTAGGGGCCCCACAGCCACTTCCTGGGAGGTGGTCCAGCGTACTCCCATTTTAGAAAATTCCCTGTAACGCTTTTTCCAGGTTGAAACCAGATTCTCAGGAGCTTTTTCCAGTATTTCAATAATAATGCTCCCTTTGTTGGTTTTCAGACTGTACTTATTAACGTGTTTTTCTACTTCTTCAGTCCCCTTAACCAGTCCCAGGACACATCCAGACAGATAGGGAGCCCCCACTGCATCGATGGCATCCTGTATTGTTGATCCTTCAGGGAGTTCTATTTCTTCATCATTGATCTTCACCAGCATTAGATTACCCTCCTAGGGCTTTTCATCATGTATTCCAGTGATTTTATCAGAATAAAAGTCAAAAACGACCTCTTTATTACCATTAGACGTTAAATATAATTTTTTATCGGATATTATACTACCCACAACTGCAGTGCTTATGTTAACTTTTTCCAGAATTTTCACGACCTCTTCCACATTATCTTCCTCTGCAGTGAGCACGAATCCTGCGCCAGGGTAAAGTTTAAGCCAGTCCTCCCAGTTTACATCTGTGTTACGGGGTATGAGTTCCAGTTCCACTGTAGCCCCTGCATTTGAGGTTTCCAGGAGCATTCCAAGTGTTCCAATAGTGCCTGGATTGCTTATATCTTTTCCAGCGCTTAAGAGGTGTTTTTGTGCAAGTTCATTCATGGCCATGATCTGGGCTTGAACCAGTTGGGCACTTTTCATGGTGGTGGTATCCCAGTTCAGGTGGAACTGGGGGTGTATAACACCGTCCAGGTCAATTGCCACCAGTACCTTGTCTCCTGGTTTGGCACCGCAGCTGGTTATGACATCTTCGCGGTTCATGATACCGGTTATGGACACATCAAGGGAGTTGTATGGTGCGTCTGGATGAACATGACCCCCTACCATGGGTACTCCAAATTTTTTCACACCCTCATTAATTCCATCCATGATCTGGTTGCATATATCTTTATCTTGAGTTGAGAGGACGTTGGTCATTCCAATGGGTATTCCACCCATGGCTGCAATGTCGTTGACATTTACCAGTACGGAACAGTACCCTGCCCACCATGGATCAGCTTCCATTAGTTTTCCCCACATTCCATCTGCAGCCATGAGGATTACCTGGTTGTTACCAATTTCCAGGGCAGATGCATCATCACCAAAACCAAGAAGAGTCCGTCCTGCAATGTTATAAGTCTCTTCAAGGAGCCCAGTTACGTCTTTTATGAGATTTTTACGAGTAATGCCTTCAAAACTCCGTATAGAATCAACAAGTGACTTTAAATCCAAGAGTGCACCCCTATTATTAGTTAAAAATTTAAGAGTTCCATATTAATATTTTAATTTATAATAATTCTGTTAATATATAATAATTCAATACATCTAATGTTTTTAATTCAGGTTTTTTATAATAATCAACTTACTTAACCTGATATTGGCGGGTCATGTTACTAATAATTTGTAGCAATTTACTTTTAAAATTTTCTATATTTTCTATTTCTATGGACTCCTCATGGTGGAAAAGTTCTGAAAAGATTTTATCACCCACCAAATCATCCCAACCACTTTCAAGTTCCACTATCATAGAACCTTCAGCTTTAAAACCTTCTTCAACAACTTTATCCAGATCCCCATCGGTTATACCGATTATGGGAACGTTAAAGCGATAAAGTATGTCTGCAGCAACCAGTGTGGTGTCATCACCCACTGTGACCACCATGTCTGCATTTTTCAACCGGTAAATATCTTCAGCAGCATGGTTAAGATACGAAACCGTGAAAGTGACCTTGGAATTTTCAGATTTCAGTATTCGAGGTTTAACTCTGGATTTCCTCAGCAAACCTGTTTTTACAATGGCTTTTCCAAGTTCAATGGGTCCCAGTTTTTCCGCCCCATGTTCCTTGAGTTTTCCCCCTATAATCTGAGTTATCATTCCATTTTCAGCTACAATAGCCACATCAGATGAGGTTGATTTTCCAACTACTATTCCATTGACGAATATGTTCTCTTCAGGAGACACACCTGCAATTTTTCGGCACAATGTAGTGGACACTTCATGGCAGGGATCTTCTGAAAATAGACGATTTTTAATCGTTTCTGGAGTTACCAGTTGCAGAACCATCTTTTTGGCAATATCTTCTGCCAAATTTCCCAGATCTTCCCTCCAGGCCACCACACTACCATCTTCTTCCCCAGGCCTTTCCATTTGGATAAGGGGTGGTTGACCCTGACAGTTATGGTAAACCTTGTATCCAAAGGCATGACCAGTTACACTGGATTTACCATAGTTAATGAGGAATATAACATCACATTCTTCATCATTGAACTTGTCCACTGACTGGCTGGGGAATAGTTTCTGACTGATATCGATCTTATCTTCCAGATGAGCATCGATAACTGCAGTTCTTCCCATGGTACCACCTAATCTGGCCCGAACTGTACCATAATCCTCCAGAAAATCAAGGAACTTCAGGGCATAACCTGAATCCACAATTTCGGGTCCATGTACCACTACACCAATATTCATCATTTTCATTAGTTCACCTTAGAATCGCAATGTTTATTATAATTACCTCAAAAATTAAGGAAACTCGGTTATTGAAGTTAAAATCTTTTTATTTACAGATCATTGGAATATACAAATCATTGGAATATACCGATCATGGAATCATTTTTTTGAATTTTAATCCCTTTAGAAATGATGAATTCGTTTTTAGACATGAATGTATGAATAAACTTAATTCCAATCAGATGATTATTTTAATTCCAATCAGGCAATTCGATTATTTTTTGATTCTTTTACGATAAACAGCTGCCCCACAAATTTCACAATCCTCCCATTGATAATTGGAGGGATATTTCTTTCTGCAACCTCTGCATATTTTGATCCATCCATATATCTCTCTGATTCCTTCTGTTAAAACACTTCTGTAAGGGATTTCTAGAATTTTAAGGATGTTCTGTATGGAATAATCATCAGTGACTACTGTGGGGCTATAAGTTTTAGTGAGACTTACTGCTAGGGCCACTACAGTCTTATCCACTTCAGATAATCTTAAAATATCTCCAGAGTTTTCAATTGCACCTTGAACCTGGTTAAGTGCACCCGAATCCGGTTCTTTAATGATAATATTATCATGATCCAAAGCAGATTGCAGGGCTAGTTGGGACTTCAAATCTTTAATTTCAGATATAACCGTACTGCTTGTGATGTTTTTGTGTTTTGAGGAAATAAAACCCCCAAAAATTCCGGATGCATCCAGAACATAAACTTTCTCCTTCATAATGTTCACCCTAAACTCTCAAATAGGACCTTATCAATGATAGTGCCCTAAATTTATTATTACCAAAATTTAAACAATCATCCTAAATCCATTATTTTTAAATAAAAATAATCTTAAGTGATTATTTAATTATTAATCAAATTTAAACCGGTTTTGATACTTCCACTTAACTCAGGAGAAATGTTTTTATGTTACTAAAACAACAGATTATTTGTTGAGGGAGGGTGGCATTAGATTCCATTCACAATTTTTCGCCTATGAAAAACCGCCTCCGAATTGGACCTAATGCCCTCCCTTGCACTAAAGATTATATTAACTCTTTATATTTGTTTTATTTGATGATTTGAGAATCACAGTCTCCCTGAATTTTTTAAGTGACTGGGCTTTAAATGATTTATTTTTTTACTTAACTTACCATCATTAATAAATTAGTATTCCCTCTA
Encoded proteins:
- the mtnA gene encoding S-methyl-5-thioribose-1-phosphate isomerase, whose translation is MKTMYWKDDLLCLLDQTLLPHETEYLICGTYQDVINAIKTMVVRGAPAIGVAAAFGMALAYLADEDMEKAAQEMKDARPTAVNLFWAVDRVMASDDPLTEALLMYEEDMDTNRRMGMHGATVIDEGDTILTHCNAGALACVDFGTALGVIRAANQEGKNISVVCDETRPVLQGARLSVWEMQQENIPVKLIVDGAAGRLMQEGQINKVVIGADRVAKGGIANKIGSLMVALAAKRFNVPFYVAAPKSTFDHENSIYDIEIEERDPEEVLGFAGCQAAPWGTEVRNPSFDVVPSDLITGIITEDGILDPL
- a CDS encoding radical SAM protein; this encodes MNESKFAHITRVHPCFNEKMHDKVGRVHLPIAPRCNIQCNFCTRELNKCEHRPGVSSRIMTVEEAVTHVAKVIKEMPISVVGVAGPGDALANPETLEFFRIIDKKFPDLIKCMSTNGLLLADLAEEVAEAKISTITVTVNAIDPEIGEKIYSRAVYDGKVYEGEEAFKIISQKQLEGIEKVSKLGVVVKVNSVLIPGLNDEHIEDIAREVKKRGASLMNVIPLIPLHKMKDYPKPGCEELSTVRDNVEEVLPVFRACTQCRADAYGVPGKEDKHLDMTPASHY
- a CDS encoding methanogenesis marker 17 protein, giving the protein MQVECYDESGREVYDMILRQILQDVQIGRAIKDIRIYIDPREPVFIIALQYLKTAPPVVMEDIAEYKYDKEANEGFLQIKDEKYLPDLLKKLWELEGRNKIHQPSRYEVIIDDPQIKLEGLVVNDPEENLKKKIYDALFRIIPEGFRVMEHYSEGNIIALTCSDEYIKEEYLEKTREIVKEMEKNKRPYDARLKSPEKRGVPENSRSKVSKNLNKKYSE
- a CDS encoding methanogenesis marker 15 protein; its protein translation is MVKIAQISCGTDYSGVQKEIEKAAATFGAEITIPEADLDYIDEAYHKFGFNVASSSVRLMIARAMSLVEGKSDADAVFIGSCFRCAEAALVRNELRRFIQQNTHLPVVTYSFTERTKADELFIRMEALSTIVARKSLLAREKQEGLTLGIDSGSTTTKVVLMENNKILGTGWLPTTDVIASANEGMEQAFEGTGYKLDDVDGVGVTGYGRITIGKHLDAGLIQEELSVNSKGAVYLAGHQQGEATVLDIGGMDNKVITVNDGIPDNFTMGGICAGASGRFLEITSRRLGVDISELGSLAVKGNYRRATLNSYCLVFGIQDLVTSLAAGSTREDVAAAACHSVAEQVYEQQLQEIDVREPLIQVGGTSLVSGLVEAVSEVLGGINVIVPEYSQYIGAVGSALLVSGLGDRKDFGAKSL
- a CDS encoding methanogenesis marker 5 protein, producing MVKIAVFPPNSLILADMVERRGHEPLVVQKEIRKKVTDPEIDSPPFNITENEPIQGLKYAAIEVPSGIRGRMAIFGPIIEEAEAAIIMEDAPYGFGCIGCARTNELSMYFLRKRGIPVLEIHYPETRDETMEVVNKINTFLDGLDQSKETDESDKEPDQQGDE
- a CDS encoding DUF2111 domain-containing protein; its protein translation is MNINASSTGEEIAPMALAIHNLVNGLPLTMRTLKNPGVRIEDGEILDYNYTGPLLEKVLGSGEITHEIPQTGIYKGTPVVTVPVVEEGDVIAAIGVVDVTQGIYSDIMEITKRPEELNESRGGL
- a CDS encoding methanogenesis marker 6 protein encodes the protein MSPDDNKVTRMIILGPKAQLSQSELLGKLHMLELPLTIKSTCYGAVIHGEKEVVWDAINKIRGIDPSNIFTKERGFKPGDPRRCRAKRGAAREGFHQLEKEYELLEYVCDALENPRKVSLKEPEKVKPDEFKKIAQECEK
- a CDS encoding methanogenesis marker 3 protein; protein product: MLVKINDEEIELPEGSTIQDAIDAVGAPYLSGCVLGLVKGTEEVEKHVNKYSLKTNKGSIIIEILEKAPENLVSTWKKRYREFSKMGVRWTTSQEVAVGPLQTDLTPSREQYRYHRWDVLFSLSGFTADATHLIFSIAEHEATYGAPEENRGVFARVVGGKRTILKLTDDDEVLEVKPVLERESIVKSAAITNMETILEEGNQISTYVKVKPNPKSPQSVEHFYALQDSGKLRVDYDSNTFIGFYALQGLEKEPEQIEQRKRGTITLRNKGKGVGRVYIYREDRVSTPTHSVLGKVEKGMQLLDMASYNDEVTFKTSPERIMTLSMTQKEAEEFLKENGVKQIREGLEDDHAVVVSQEPYFTMEIIDKGEVKTFGIPEEDIVHIELDNLSPRSEWYFQKITGLLDSPVGSLNVHFAFPGMKLVMFKSSPKESKGLIPENTPTDLVEAGQIGITNMSRRHVGMMGVRFEDNSEFGPTGEPFQGTNIIGKVVRGLENLEKYKEGDTIYVTRR
- a CDS encoding methanogenesis marker 2 protein, giving the protein MDLKSLVDSIRSFEGITRKNLIKDVTGLLEETYNIAGRTLLGFGDDASALEIGNNQVILMAADGMWGKLMEADPWWAGYCSVLVNVNDIAAMGGIPIGMTNVLSTQDKDICNQIMDGINEGVKKFGVPMVGGHVHPDAPYNSLDVSITGIMNREDVITSCGAKPGDKVLVAIDLDGVIHPQFHLNWDTTTMKSAQLVQAQIMAMNELAQKHLLSAGKDISNPGTIGTLGMLLETSNAGATVELELIPRNTDVNWEDWLKLYPGAGFVLTAEEDNVEEVVKILEKVNISTAVVGSIISDKKLYLTSNGNKEVVFDFYSDKITGIHDEKP
- a CDS encoding DUF2117 domain-containing protein, which produces MNIGVVVHGPEIVDSGYALKFLDFLEDYGTVRARLGGTMGRTAVIDAHLEDKIDISQKLFPSQSVDKFNDEECDVIFLINYGKSSVTGHAFGYKVYHNCQGQPPLIQMERPGEEDGSVVAWREDLGNLAEDIAKKMVLQLVTPETIKNRLFSEDPCHEVSTTLCRKIAGVSPEENIFVNGIVVGKSTSSDVAIVAENGMITQIIGGKLKEHGAEKLGPIELGKAIVKTGLLRKSRVKPRILKSENSKVTFTVSYLNHAAEDIYRLKNADMVVTVGDDTTLVAADILYRFNVPIIGITDGDLDKVVEEGFKAEGSMIVELESGWDDLVGDKIFSELFHHEESIEIENIENFKSKLLQIISNMTRQYQVK
- a CDS encoding NOB1 family endonuclease, with translation MKEKVYVLDASGIFGGFISSKHKNITSSTVISEIKDLKSQLALQSALDHDNIIIKEPDSGALNQVQGAIENSGDILRLSEVDKTVVALAVSLTKTYSPTVVTDDYSIQNILKILEIPYRSVLTEGIREIYGWIKICRGCRKKYPSNYQWEDCEICGAAVYRKRIKK